TCATCCTTGTGGGCGCACCAAACGGGTGGATTCCTAGCAGAAGACATTGAACTTGACGAAGACACTCTAGTGTAAGTTTGTCATATCATATAAGACGAAAAAGGCGACCCAACAGAGTTAGGTCGCCTTTTTTAGGCAAAATGACATTGCTTGCTGGCGATTTAATCGTCTTTGATTTTGCCTTTTTTATTGGCCAACCAAACAAACTGATAGGGCATCAGGGTGACCTTCCCTAAATGATCTTCATAGACCTGCTCTGATACTAAATCTGTCCAGATATCAGTGGCAATCAGGTTCAGTTCAGAAAGATTAAAATGTTGTGGCTGATCTGACATATTGTATACGGCAAACAGACTTTGACGACGATCCAGACTTTGGCGCCAGAAGGCAAATAAATGCTCTCCCATATGCAAAATGTATTGCGTGGCATTTGGATGAAACGCAGGCTGAGCGCGTCGTACCTTCAATAAATTAGTGACACTATTAAAGACTTTTTGATGATGGGTTGGTGTGTTTAATGCGTGATTTAATTCGTCCATATCCCAAATATGGCGGTTAATTGAGCGGAAATGCCCAGTGTTGTCAACGCGCTCATAATCGTTTTCGGTACCAAATAAGCTGTGAATATAGAAAGCAGGTACGCCTTCTAGGGCCATCATAACCCCAGCAGCACAAAGGAAACGAGCAAATTGCCATTGATCCGGCCCCTGATGGGCTGAGCCAGATAAGGCATCCCATAAACTGATGTTAATCTCATAGGGTTTGGCATCTCCTTGAGGCGTGGTTCGCGAACTAAGCTTGCCACCAAAACGTTTCATGGTGTTGATCAGGGTCTCCAATTCCCATTCGGTCAACAAACCTTCGGTCGGACGTAAGCCTATACCATCGTGAGAGGCAAGAAAATTAAGATAAGTGGTACCCTGTTGAGCTGGAGGCATGCTCATGAGCCATTGTTTTAAATGGTTACAATTCCCTGTTACCAAACTGTTAATCAACAGAGGTGGTAGGGAGAAGTTGTAAATTAAATGGGCTTCGTTGGCGTTACCAAAGTAGGTCAGATTTTCCTGATTTGGAATGTTGGTTTCGGTAATGATCACAGCGTCAGGTGCATAATGCTCTATCATCAAGCGCAACAAACGAATCATTTCGTGGGTTTGCGGTAAATTAATGCAAGTTGTACCGGGAATTTTCCAAAGAAAAGCAACTGCGTCTAGGCGAAACCAACGAATGCCTTTTTCTAAATAAAGACGAATTATACGTAAAAATTCCACTAACACTTCAGGGTTTTCGAAATTCAGGTCCACTTGGTCATGGCTGAAGGTACACCAAACATACTTGTCTCCCTGTTTGGTTTTGACCTCGCGAAGCAAAGGCGAGGTACGTGGACGAACGACAGCACTTAAATCGGCATGGGGGTCGGCTTCATAAAAGAAGCTGGCGCCCGGTTCCACCCCTGCCTTGTAATTTTCAAACCACAAACTACGACTAGAACAGTGATTAATCACCAAGTCTCCCATTACTTTAAAATCTTCAGCCAAGTCAGAGACATTGTCCCAATTGCCTGAAGATGGATTGACCGTAGTGTAGTCCATCACACTGAAACCATCGTCCGAGCTGTAAGGGAAAAAGGGCAGTAAATGCACCGCAGAAATACAACAAGCGAGCTTGCTTTTGACAAATTGATGTAAGGTTTCCAAAGGTGCTTCACCCTTTTTGCGAAGGGTGTCCGCATAGGTGATTAACATCACATCGGACTGATCCCACAAGTTTCTGTGTGGACGAGGTGATTCCGTTGCTGGGTCAAGAGAGAAGGTTGATAAGCATTTACTTGCCAAGTCCTTGTGATCAAGGTTGGGGTAAAGAATCTGCAAATGCGCCATTAACCTTTGTTCCAATTGTGACAAGGGAGCTTGTTCCATAATGTTTCCTGCCTTTTCAAGTGATTGCAAACAACGCCGTAGCGCTCACTTTTGATTTATCTTATTGTTTTATCAGGGCACACTAAAGTGACATTGAGGTGCGCTCTGATGGAAGAGGAGGAATCCTCTTGGTTGGCGAAGCTTACTTAGGTCCGAATTCCGCCATGTCTTTTTCAACCGCTTCTGACAGTTGCGATAGTACTCCAGGGAAGGCACTAATGACGCGATTCCAACTGGGTATAAAAGGTGTTTCCATTGGGTTCTCTAGATAATGATTACCCGCTTTCATAATATTACTGGCAAACAATTCCACGGCTTGCTCTTCCGTATGTACATCCAATTTTAGGCCATTTATCTCTGCATCATTACGATAGGTTTCAATAAAGTCCAATGCAACGCGGAAGTAAGTTGCTTTGATGGTGCGGAAGGTTGCCTGATTGAATATGGTGCCAGTAGTGGCCAATTTACGGAAAATGGCTTTGGTGATATCGATCGACATTTTCGATAATCCACCGTCATCATTATCCGCGGATAGGTCTTGATGTTTATGGTCGTATATATCGGCAATGTCAACCTGACACAATCTATTGGGTGAGTAATTACGATACATCTCACTCAATACACCAATCTCTAATCCCCAATCACTTGGAATGCGAAGGTCGGTCATAACATCGCGGCGGAAAGAGAATTCTCCTGCCAGTGGATAACGGTAGCTATCCAGATAATCTAGGTAATCTAAGTGCCCCAAGACTTTTTTCAAGGAATACAACAAGGGTGTCACCAGCAAACGGCTGACGCGCCCGTTCATTTTGCCATTCGCAGCACGAGCATAAAAACCTTTACAGAACTCGTAGTTAAAGTTTGGATTTGCCACCGGATAGATAAGACGTGCCAGTAGTTCTCGATCATAAGTAACAATGTCACAATCGTGCATGGCGATGGATTCAGCTTTCCCTGCTGCTAGGTTGTAACCCATGCAAAACCAAACATTACGACCTTTGCCCGGATCGGTTGGTGACAGGTTTTCTCCTTTCAAAACACTGTCTATTTCTCTCAAACGTGGGCCATCGTTCCATAGTACTTTGCAGTTTTGAGGTAACACACTAAAAAACTCCAAGGCGTGACGATATTGTTCTTCCGTGGCACGATCTAAGCCTATGATAATTTCAGACAGATAAGGGACCTGTTGCAAGTGCTTAATGATGTTTGGCATAGCCGCGGTTTCAAGTTCCGAATATAAGCAAGGTAAAATCAGCGACATAGGGCGGGTTTTGGCAAACTCGCAAAGCTCTTTCTCCATTTCTTCCAGTGGGCGGTGGGCTAAGTTGTGAAGTGTGGTGATGATGCCATTTTGATGAAAGTCACCCATAAAAAGTCTCCTAAAAAGATAAAATGTATCGTCTTATATTCATTGTGCGATTATTTATAATATTCCCTGTTTTTCTAACACCTGATTAATGGCCTGTGCCCAGCCTTTTGGGCCATAGTCGTCCGTTAACCAAGCATCACTTCGATTCGGTATTTCTGGTGGCACATGCACTGGGGAGCGAATCACCACAGGTATGTCTGCTTTACTCAGCATACCAATGTCATTTTCACCGTCTCCTAGGGCCATAGTAATTAACTCTTGATCTTCCAAAAGCTGATCCTGATAAAGCTTGGTTAGCCAGAGCATAGCATTGGCTTTATCGCACTTCTCTCCCATCAGATGAGAGAAGCGACCACCTTTTTGAATCTGCACACCAAAAGGTTTGAGATGCTCACGCAAACTCTGCAATGCTTGGTTAGAATCCGTCCATAACATAGGTTCAGTAAACTGACGTTGCATGGCCAATTTTGCGTTTTCCTCACTTAACCCTGTGACCCTAATGAGGTCATCCACTGACATGTCACTAAAACGTTGGAAGGTATATTGGTCTAGCTGATCGTCTGTCATATGAATCAGCTCTTTACGTTTTGGGCCAAAGGTTTTTAGCCAATATTCGCCCACGTCTTCGAGTGGTTCTTGGATGTCTAATCCTAATTGCTTAGGAATGTACACGGCAGAACCATTTTCGACAATAAAAGGGTCAAGGTGATTCAATTCCTTGCGTAAGGATAAAAGTTCATGAAAGGTTTTACTGGTATTGATAATACAGGGAATAGCAAATGTTTTTAGAGAAAGCATTGCCGACTTTGCTGGAGCAAAGCTGTAAGTGTGGTGGTCAAGTAAGGTGCCGTCTAGATCGGTAAAAATTAATAGACTCGTCATCTCGTTTCCAAATATAGGTCCATCAAGAGAAACTGTTGGACGTTAGGGTTAATCTTGCAAATCTGGTGCCAGTGCGTGAAAGTAAATACTTAAATTAATAGCTTAATCAAGGTATTAAACAATTAGATGACAAGTTTGCTACGTTTGTATGTCGGTATTTCACTGGCGCTCATTGCGTTTGCTGCCAATTCCGTTTTAAACCGTTTGGCCTTAGCGGATGATTTGATTGATCCGGGCAGTTTTACCCTATGGCGTTTATCCAGTGGCGCCGTCACTCTGTTGTTTCTTTGTTGGTTAAAAAGCCTAGCGAATTCGCAAGAAGACACTTTTATCCAGCTTAAAAAGGGCATGACTGAAGGTAATTGGCTGTCGGCTCTGGCACTCTTTGCCTATGCTGTGAGCTTCTCTTACGCTTACGTCAGCTTATCTACCGGAATGGGAGCCTTAGTCTTGTTTGCTATGGTGCAACTGACGCTGATTACATTGTCGATTTATTCCGGTCAGACATTGAGTAGGTTGGAGTGGCTGGGGCTAGCGTTAGCCTTTGCTGGTTTCGTCTACTTGCTCCTTCCTAATGTAACATCACCTTCCTTTATGGGATTTGTACTAATGTCTTTATCAGGCGTGGCTTGGGGCCTGTATACTTGGCGAGGTAAATTATCCAAACAGGCATTATGGACAACAACAGCTAATTTTACTCGCACTCTACCTATCTTATTGGTTGTTTTTTTGTGTTTGCTTTGGTTTGGCGATAGCCATGTTTCCCGACAAGGAATCGCCTTGGCTGTACTGTCTGGCGCGGTGATGTCAGGCTTAGGATATGCTTTATGGTATGCCGTCTTGCCTCTAATCAGTGCTTCAATGGCTGCGGTTCTGCAACTTCTGGTACCCATCATTGCAACCTTTGGTGGCATTATTTTTTCGGGTGAAAATATGAGTTTCCATCTAATGTCAGCCACACTGGTGGTTATTCTTGGTGTTTTGTTGGTGATACTGGGTAGAAAATAGTGAGTATATTTGGTGCGTTTTATTGTATTGATCTATTTTGGTGCTCGCTTGTGATGCAAAATGGGGAGTGAGAAATGGCCCAATGCGTGGGCCATTTAAAGACAATGCGAAATAAGGCGATTTTTAAGAAGACAGAGCCACATATGCCACAGTAAAGGCGTTTTCTTGGAAGGCTTTTAACCCTGTGGCTTTGAAAGCAACCGGTAATGGGTGACTTTGTAATGTTTCTTTGATGCTGGCGTTGTTATACAGATTGACTTGCACCGTATCGATAAGCTGTATCGCGGCTTCAATCTTGAAACCAATGGCACCGCCGGCAAATTTTCCTTTGGTTGGACGTTCCTTAATAGCAACATGGGTCACTTTGTAATCTTCAAATAATTTTTTTAGCGTGAATTGGAATTTACGCACGCTTTCACTGTCGTTTGGCTGACTTAATGCTAGGCGAATTTGTCGGCAATCTGGTATCTGAAACAAACCATCTTGTTTGGACAGTAAACATAAAATGGCTTCACTGCCTTTGATTTCGACACCACAAGTAATCATAAATGCACCTTCAATCATGAAATTTCTAGCATTATCTCATACTTACCTACATTCTAGCAGAGTAAAATACACTGCTTGTTTATAGCAAAAGAAGTCAGATCTAGGGCGAAAATAATGGCTTCTGGTTTATTACACTCTTTTCAAATTCATCACTCTCTTTATTAAGCGGAATGGGTTAGTATTTCGAGATATTATTTTGCAAAAATACAAATAACGATATTTTCTACTGAATAAATTCAAAAAACTGATTTTTCTTCGGTAGAAGTCTTTCTCTCACTTTGATGAAATTAGGTTGAAGCAAATGACTGTTCAATCGCCATTAGGCGTGACACCACCGCAAGTAAAATCATTGGATGAAATTTTACCTCATGAGCCTCTGTTAATGATGGGAGCAGGCCCTGTACCTATCCCTGAACGTGTGGCCAAGGCAAACTCAGTGGTCATTAACCACTTAGGCAGTGTCATGGCGCAAGTGATTGATCAAGTCAAATCTATGGCCAGATATGTCTTCCAAACAGAGTCCAAATGGGTTCTTGGTGTCGCTGGACCAGCCTCAGCTGCGATGGAGATGGCAGTAGCCAATTTGTTGCAAAAAGACGAACGTATTTTATGCGTTAATAACGGATTTTTTAGTCATCGTATGGCAGAAATGGCGAGCCGAGTGGGGGCTGATGTCCATGAGTTACATGTTGGTACTCATGAAGCGGCTGACCCTGAAAGAGTGCGTAAAGCCATCGAAGAGACGCGTCCTAAAGTCCTGACTCTGGTGCAGGGGGAGACATCAAATACGGTTTTCAATCACAGTCTTGAAGCCATCGCCAAAATCGCCAAATCCTACGGTTGTCTAGTCGTGGTTGATGCGGTATGTACACTGAGCACCATGCCGTTGCAAATGGATGAATGGCAAGTGGATGTGGTGATTACGGGTGGACAAAAAGGCTTATCTTCTATTCCTGGTGCTTCCTTGTTGGCTTTTTCCGATGAAGCTTGGAATGTCATTAAAAATCGTACTCAACCGACTGCACAATGGTGTTTTGATGTGCAATTGGCCGAGAATTTTTGGCACAAGGATGGCTACCATTACACCGCGCCAGTGTCTGGCATTATGGCGTTGCATGAAGCGTTGAAATTGGTTTGTGAAGAAACCTTAGAGCAGAGATTTGCACGTCATTTGCGTTGCTCAAAAGCCTTGCAAGCTGGGATTCAGGGCATGGGCTTGGATTTGTTTATTGCTCCTGAAGCGCGTTTGAATTCCGTGGTGGGAATCAATATTCCACAAGGTTTAACGGCTAATCAAATTTGTCATCATATTTCTGATGTCTATCGTGTGGAAATCGCCGGTTCTTTTGGGCAACCAATTGTGCGTATCGGTCAAATGGGTGAGCAATGTCGTGAGCATAACTTATTTAGAACACTGCACGCGCTTGGCAGCACCATGCGAGATTTAGGCGTGAAAGTGGATCAACCCAATGGCATGGCGGAAATGGAGGCCTATCTGCAACGTGTGCCGCGTACGCTTTATCAAGTAGCTTAACGAAATGTTAGCGAGTTAGACTTTTCCAATATAAAAAATAATGATTAAAAGTTCTTAGTTTTATTGCAACTAAAGGACTTTTTTAAACGAGTTACCATGAAGCTTGGTATAAAAGGGTAATAAATGAAAATAAGAAAATTTCGTTATTTAATTATATTGGTAGTGTTCTTGTGTCTTGGATGTGCAACCCATAATGGTTTGAGTGATGATCAAATCAAAATGGATCAAGACTATGAATATGCAATGAACGTTTATACTGGTCAGAACGGAGAAGAGCAAGATTATGACAAAGCTGTTTCGTTATTTAGTGCGTCTGCAAAAAATAATGATATAAGGGCTCAAGTATTTTTAGGGATCATATATGTATATGGTGCAGGGGTAAACGTTGATTATAAAAAAGCGAGAACACTCCTAGAGAAAGCCGCAGAAAGAGGACACCCAAAAGCTTTATTTCAAATGGGGGATTTATATTTTAAAGGTCGAGGTGTAAAACAAGACTATGAACAAGCAATGATTTTTTATAAAAAATCTGCTCTAAAAGGTGATAAATGGGCTCAACTTTCTTTAGGTAATATGTATTTATCGGGTAAAAGCATAGAAAAAAATTATAAGACAGCGTTTGAATGGTATGAAAAATCAGCACTGCAAGGTAATGACATTGCACAATTCAATGTAGGATTTATGTATGAATCTGGTGTTGGCATCATGCAAAATACTGAAAAAGCTTTAGAGTGGTATAAAAAGTCTGCACAACAGGATAATAAGGAAGCACAAAAAAGGCTGAAAATACTCTTAGGTG
The window above is part of the Marinomonas sp. THO17 genome. Proteins encoded here:
- a CDS encoding alpha-amylase family glycosyl hydrolase, which encodes MEQAPLSQLEQRLMAHLQILYPNLDHKDLASKCLSTFSLDPATESPRPHRNLWDQSDVMLITYADTLRKKGEAPLETLHQFVKSKLACCISAVHLLPFFPYSSDDGFSVMDYTTVNPSSGNWDNVSDLAEDFKVMGDLVINHCSSRSLWFENYKAGVEPGASFFYEADPHADLSAVVRPRTSPLLREVKTKQGDKYVWCTFSHDQVDLNFENPEVLVEFLRIIRLYLEKGIRWFRLDAVAFLWKIPGTTCINLPQTHEMIRLLRLMIEHYAPDAVIITETNIPNQENLTYFGNANEAHLIYNFSLPPLLINSLVTGNCNHLKQWLMSMPPAQQGTTYLNFLASHDGIGLRPTEGLLTEWELETLINTMKRFGGKLSSRTTPQGDAKPYEINISLWDALSGSAHQGPDQWQFARFLCAAGVMMALEGVPAFYIHSLFGTENDYERVDNTGHFRSINRHIWDMDELNHALNTPTHHQKVFNSVTNLLKVRRAQPAFHPNATQYILHMGEHLFAFWRQSLDRRQSLFAVYNMSDQPQHFNLSELNLIATDIWTDLVSEQVYEDHLGKVTLMPYQFVWLANKKGKIKDD
- a CDS encoding glycosyl transferase, giving the protein MGDFHQNGIITTLHNLAHRPLEEMEKELCEFAKTRPMSLILPCLYSELETAAMPNIIKHLQQVPYLSEIIIGLDRATEEQYRHALEFFSVLPQNCKVLWNDGPRLREIDSVLKGENLSPTDPGKGRNVWFCMGYNLAAGKAESIAMHDCDIVTYDRELLARLIYPVANPNFNYEFCKGFYARAANGKMNGRVSRLLVTPLLYSLKKVLGHLDYLDYLDSYRYPLAGEFSFRRDVMTDLRIPSDWGLEIGVLSEMYRNYSPNRLCQVDIADIYDHKHQDLSADNDDGGLSKMSIDITKAIFRKLATTGTIFNQATFRTIKATYFRVALDFIETYRNDAEINGLKLDVHTEEQAVELFASNIMKAGNHYLENPMETPFIPSWNRVISAFPGVLSQLSEAVEKDMAEFGPK
- a CDS encoding HAD-IIB family hydrolase, which codes for MTSLLIFTDLDGTLLDHHTYSFAPAKSAMLSLKTFAIPCIINTSKTFHELLSLRKELNHLDPFIVENGSAVYIPKQLGLDIQEPLEDVGEYWLKTFGPKRKELIHMTDDQLDQYTFQRFSDMSVDDLIRVTGLSEENAKLAMQRQFTEPMLWTDSNQALQSLREHLKPFGVQIQKGGRFSHLMGEKCDKANAMLWLTKLYQDQLLEDQELITMALGDGENDIGMLSKADIPVVIRSPVHVPPEIPNRSDAWLTDDYGPKGWAQAINQVLEKQGIL
- a CDS encoding DMT family transporter; its protein translation is MTSLLRLYVGISLALIAFAANSVLNRLALADDLIDPGSFTLWRLSSGAVTLLFLCWLKSLANSQEDTFIQLKKGMTEGNWLSALALFAYAVSFSYAYVSLSTGMGALVLFAMVQLTLITLSIYSGQTLSRLEWLGLALAFAGFVYLLLPNVTSPSFMGFVLMSLSGVAWGLYTWRGKLSKQALWTTTANFTRTLPILLVVFLCLLWFGDSHVSRQGIALAVLSGAVMSGLGYALWYAVLPLISASMAAVLQLLVPIIATFGGIIFSGENMSFHLMSATLVVILGVLLVILGRK
- a CDS encoding DUF3010 family protein, with the translated sequence MITCGVEIKGSEAILCLLSKQDGLFQIPDCRQIRLALSQPNDSESVRKFQFTLKKLFEDYKVTHVAIKERPTKGKFAGGAIGFKIEAAIQLIDTVQVNLYNNASIKETLQSHPLPVAFKATGLKAFQENAFTVAYVALSS
- a CDS encoding alanine--glyoxylate aminotransferase family protein, producing MTVQSPLGVTPPQVKSLDEILPHEPLLMMGAGPVPIPERVAKANSVVINHLGSVMAQVIDQVKSMARYVFQTESKWVLGVAGPASAAMEMAVANLLQKDERILCVNNGFFSHRMAEMASRVGADVHELHVGTHEAADPERVRKAIEETRPKVLTLVQGETSNTVFNHSLEAIAKIAKSYGCLVVVDAVCTLSTMPLQMDEWQVDVVITGGQKGLSSIPGASLLAFSDEAWNVIKNRTQPTAQWCFDVQLAENFWHKDGYHYTAPVSGIMALHEALKLVCEETLEQRFARHLRCSKALQAGIQGMGLDLFIAPEARLNSVVGINIPQGLTANQICHHISDVYRVEIAGSFGQPIVRIGQMGEQCREHNLFRTLHALGSTMRDLGVKVDQPNGMAEMEAYLQRVPRTLYQVA
- a CDS encoding tetratricopeptide repeat protein — translated: MKIRKFRYLIILVVFLCLGCATHNGLSDDQIKMDQDYEYAMNVYTGQNGEEQDYDKAVSLFSASAKNNDIRAQVFLGIIYVYGAGVNVDYKKARTLLEKAAERGHPKALFQMGDLYFKGRGVKQDYEQAMIFYKKSALKGDKWAQLSLGNMYLSGKSIEKNYKTAFEWYEKSALQGNDIAQFNVGFMYESGVGIMQNTEKALEWYKKSAQQDNKEAQKRLKILLGAN